A window from Acinonyx jubatus isolate Ajub_Pintada_27869175 chromosome E1, VMU_Ajub_asm_v1.0, whole genome shotgun sequence encodes these proteins:
- the CHD3 gene encoding chromodomain-helicase-DNA-binding protein 3 isoform X4, translating to MASPLRDEEEEEEEMVVSEEEEEEEEEGDEEEEEVEAADEDYEEDDDEGVLGRGPGHDRGRDRHSPPGCHLFPPPPPPPPLPPPPPPPPPPPDKDDLRLLPSALGVKKRKRGPKKQKENKPGKPRKRKKLDSEEEFGSERDEYREKSESGGSEYGTGPGRKRRRKHREKKEKKTKRRKKGEGDGGQKKLRVSQQVEQKSSATLLLTWGLEDVEHVFSEEDYHTLTNYKAFSQFMRPLIAKKNPKIPMSKMMTILGAKWREFSANNPFKGSAAAVAAAAAAAAAAVAEQVSAAVSSTAPVAPSGPPTLPAPPSADTQPPPIRRAKTKEGKGPGHKRRSKSPRVPDGRKKLRGKKMAPLKIKLGLLGGKRKKGGSSDEGPEPEAEESDLDSGSVHSASGRPDGPVRTKKLKRGRPGRKKKKVVLGCPAVAGEDEVDGYETDHQDYCEVCQQGGEIILCDTCPRAYHLVCLDPELDRAPEGKWSCPHCEKEGVQWEAKEEEEEYEEEGEEEGEKEEEDDHMEYCRVCKDGGELLCCDACISSYHIHCLNPPLPDIPNGEWLCPRCTCPVLKGRVQKILHWRWGEPPVSVPAPQQADGNPDAPPPRPLQGRSEREFFVKWVGLSYWHCSWAKELQLEIFHLVMYRNYQRKNDMDEPPPLDYGSGEDDGKSDKRKVKDPHYAEMEEKYYRFGIKPEWMTVHRIINHSVDKKGNYHYLVKWRDLPYDQSTWEEDEMNIPEYEEHKQSYWRHRELIMGEDPAQPRKYKKKKKELQGDGPPSSPTNDPTVKYETQPRFITATGGTLHMYQLEGLNWLRFSWAQGTDTILADEMGLGKTIQTIVFLYSLYKEGHTKGPFLVSAPLSTIINWEREFQMWAPKFYVVTYTGDKDSRAIIRENEFSFEDNAIKGGKKAFKMKREAQVKFHVLLTSYELITIDQAALGSIRWACLVVDEAHRLKNNQSKFFRVLNGYKIDHKLLLTGTPLQNNLEELFHLLNFLTPERFNNLEGFLEEFADISKEDQIKKLHDLLGPHMLRRLKADVFKNMPAKTELIVRVELSPMQKKYYKYILTRNFEALNSRGGGNQVSLLNIMMDLKKCCNHPYLFPVAAMESPKLPSGAYEGGALIKASGKLMLLQKMLRKLKEQGHRVLIFSQMTKMLDLLEDFLDYEGYKYERIDGGITGALRQEAIDRFNAPGAQQFCFLLSTRAGGLGINLATADTVIIFDSDWNPHNDIQAFSRAHRIGQANKVMIYRFVTRASVEERITQVAKRKMMLTHLVVRPGLGSKAGSMSKQELDDILKFGTEELFKDENEGENKEEDSSVIHYDNEAIARLLDRNQDATEDTDVQNMNEYLSSFKVAQYVVREEDKIEEIEREIIKQEENVDPDYWEKLLRHHYEQQQEDLARNLGKGKRVRKQVNYNDAAQEDQDNQSEYSVGSEEEDEDFDERPEGRRQSKRQLRNEKDKPLPPLLARVGGNIEVLGFNTRQRKAFLNAVMRWGMPPQDAFTTQWLVRDLRGKTEKEFKAYVSLFMRHLCEPGADGSETFADGVPREGLSRQQVLTRIGVMSLVKKKVQEFEHINGRWSMPELMPDPSADSKRSSRASSPTKTSPTTPEASATNSPCTSKPATPAPSEKGDGVRTPLEKDEAENQEEKPERKIEKMETEADAPSPAPSLGERLEPRKIPLEEEVSGIAGEMEPEPGYRGDREKSATESTPGERGEEKPLDGQEHRERPEGETGDLGKRAEDVKGDRELRPGPPRDEPRSNGRREEKAEKPRFMFNIADGGFTELHTLWQNEERAAISSGRLNEIWHRRHDYWLLAGIVLHGYARWQDIQNDAQFAIINEPFKTEANKGNFLEMKNKFLARRFKLLEQALVIEEQLRRAAYLNLSQEPAHPAMALHARFAEAECLAESHQHLSKESLAGNKPANAVLHKGKGRGGPARGRAHNAASEPAGGVAERHEGGRDPPARHAVPNTPHRSPPSDVRAQHPQPAGQQGHGASPHTGLPPGSVRYTSGVRGGLQRRTRRGPGRRRRQLQPDACRVLHHSRHQRPSGAGEEGEGNGGGTGVRRAGSEGAPSRGGDLYRRLTGPQACPSPRPRARGRPPAQALGPAANSPPSPPLGPPLG from the exons CCAGCAGGTAGAACAGAAGTCGTCAGCGACTCTGCTGCTGACCTGGGGCCTGGAGGATGTGGAGCACGTGTTCTCCGAGGAGGATTACCACACGCTCACCAACTACAAAGCCTTCAGCCAGTTCATGAG GCCCCTGATTGCGAAGAAGAATCCTAAGATCCCGATGTCTAAGATGATGACCATCCTTGGGGCCAAGTGGAGAGAGTTCAGTGCCAACAACCCCTTCAAGGGGTCGGCAGCTGCCgtggcggcggccgcggcggcggcggccgcagcTGTGGCTGAGCAGGTGTCAGCTGCCGTCTCATCGACCGCCCCTGTAGCACCTTCCGGACCCCCCACCCTTCCAGCACCTCCTTCTGCTGAtacccagcccccacccatcCGAAGAGCCAAAACCAAAGAGGGCAAAG GTCCAGGCCATAAAAGGCGGAGTAAGAGCCCCCGAGTGCCCGACGGACGCAAGAAGCTTCGGGGAAAGAAGATGGCGCCACTCAAAATCAAACTAGGGCTGCTGGGTGGCAAGCGGAAGAAGGGAGGCTCG AGCGACGAGGGCCCCGAACCCGAGGCTGAGGAGTCAGACCTGGACAGCGGCAGCGTCCACAGCGCCTCGGGCCGGCCTGATGGCCCTGTCCGCACCAAGAAGCTAAAGAGAGGCCGgccagggaggaagaagaagaagg TAGTCCTGGGCTGTCCCGCAGTGGCCGGGGAGGACGAGGTTGACGGCTACGAGACGGACCACCAGGATTACTGTGAGGTGTGCCAGCAGGGCGGGGAAATCATTCTGTGCGACACCTGCCCTCGTGCCTACCACCTCGTCTGCCTTGATCCTGAGCTTGACCGGGCTCCTGAGGGCAAATGGAGCTGCCCCCACTGC GAGAAGGAGGGGGTCCAGTGGGaggccaaggaggaggaggaggagtacgaggaggagggagaggaggaaggggagaaggaggaggaggacgaccaCATGGAGTACTGTCGCGTGTGCAAGGATGGCGGCGAGCTCCTGTGCTGTGACGCTTGCATTTCTTCCTACCACATCCACTGTCTGAACCCGCCCCTGCCTGACATCCCCAACGGTGAATGGCTGTGTCCCCGATGCACA TGCCCCGTGCTGAAAGGCCGCGTGCAGAAGATCCTGCATTGGCGGTGGGGGGAGCCACCCGTGTCAGTGCCGGCGCCCCAACAGGCGGATGGGAACCCGGatgccccacccccccgcccccttcaaGGCCGATCCGAGCGAGAGTTCTTTGTCAAGTGGGTGGGACTGTCCTACTGGCACTGCTCCTGGGCCAAGGAGCTTCAG TTGGAAATCTTCCACTTGGTGATGTACCGGAACTACCAGCGGAAGAACGACATGGACGAGCCCCCGCCGCTGGACTATGGCTCTGGCGAGGACGACGGGAAGAGTGACAAGCGCAAGGTGAAGGACCCACACTACGCGGAGATGGAGGAAAAGTACTATCGCTTTGGTATCAAGCCGGAGTGGATGACCGTCCACCGCATCATCAACCACAG TGTGGATAAAAAGGGGAATTACCACTATCTGGTGAAATGGAGAGACCTGCCGTACGACCAGTCCACGTGGGAGGAAGATGAAATGAACATCCCTGAATACGAGGAGCATAAGCAGAGCTACTGGCGACACCG AGAACTAATTATGGGGGAGGACCCGGCCCAGCCCCGCAAgtacaagaagaagaagaaggagctGCAGGGCGACGGGCCTCCCAGCTCTCCTACGAATGAC CCCACGGTGAAATACGAGACTCAGCCACGGTTTATCACGGCCACGGGAGGCACGCTGCACATGTATCAGCTGGAGGGCTTGAACTGGCTGCGCTTCTCGTGGGCTCAGGGCACCGACACCATCCTGGCTGATGAGATGGGGCTGGGCAAGACCATACAGACCATTGTCTTCCTCTACTCGCTCTATAAGGAG GGCCACACGAAGGGTCCCTTCTTGGTGAGCGCCCCACTCTCCACCATCATTAACTGGGAGCGGGAGTTCCAGATGTGGGCACCCAAGTTCTACGTGGTGACCTACACGGGGGACAAGGACAGCCGGGCCATCATTCGGGAGAACGAGTTTTCCTTCGAAGACAACGCCATCAAAGGTGGCAAGAAAGCTTTTAAGATGAAG AGGGAGGCCCAGGTGAAGTTCCATGTGCTCCTGACATCGTACGAGCTGATCACCATTGATCAGGCAGCACTCGGTTCCATCCGCTGGGCCTGCCTTGTGGTGGATGAAGCCCATCGGCTCAAGAATAACCAGTCCAAG TTTTTCAGGGTCCTCAATGGCTACAAGATAGATCATAAGTTGCTGCTGACAGGGACTCCATTGCAGAATAATCTGGAGGAGCTTTTCCATCTGCTTAACTTCCTCACCCCCGAGAGGTTTAA CAATctggaaggcttcttggaggagttTGCTGACATATCCAAAGAAGACCAGATTAAGAAACTGCATGATTTGCTTGGGCCGCACATGCTGCGGAGGCTCAAGGCCGATGTCTTTAAGAACATGCCAGCCAAGACAGAGCTCATTGTTCGGGTGGAGCTGAGCCCCATGCAGAA GAAATACTACAAGTACATCCTGACTCGGAACTTTGAGGCCTTGAATTCACGAGGTGGTGGGAACCAGGTGTCGCTGCTCAACATCATGATGGACCTTAAGAAGTGCTGCAACCATCCCTACCTCTTTCCTGTGGCTGCTATG GAGTCCCCCAAACTGCCCAGTGGGGCTTATGAGGGTGGGGCACTTATTAAGGCATCTGGGAAGCTTATGCTGCTGCAGAAGATGCTGCGAAAGCTGAAGGAGCAAGGACACCGAGTGCTCATCTTCTCGCAG ATGACCAAGATGTTGGACCTGCTAGAGGACTTCTTAGACTACGAAGGCTACAAGTACGAGCGCATCGACGGCGGCATCACtggggccctgaggcaggaggccATCGATCGCTTCAATG ctcctggcGCCCAGCAGTTCTGCTTCCTACTGTCCACCCGGGCCGGGGGCCTGGGCATCAATCTGGCCACTGCCGACACTGTCATCATCTTCGATTCCGACTGGAACCCTCATAACGACATCCAG GCCTTCAGCCGTGCTCACCGGATCGGCCAGGCCAACAAAGTGATGATTTACCGGTTTGTGACTCGAGCGTCCGTGGAGGAGCGCATCACACAGGTGGCCAAGAGGAAGATGATGCTCACCCACCTGGTGGTGCGGCCTGGGCTGGGCTCCAAGGCGGGCTCCATGTCCAAGCAGGAGCTGGACGACATCCTCAAGTTCGGCACCGAGGAGCTGTTCAAGGATGAGAACGAGG GGGAGAACAAGGAGGAGGACAGCAGCGTGATTCACTACGACAATGAGGCCATTGCGCGGCTGTTGGACCGGAACCAGGATGCGACAGAGGACACCGACGTGCAGAACATGAACGAGTATCTGAGCTCCTTCAAGGTGGCGCAGTACGTGGTGCGGGAGGAGGACAAG ATTGAGGAGATCGAACGAGAGATCATTAAGCAGGAGGAGAACGTGGACCCCGACTACTGGGAGAAGCTGCTGAGGCATCACTACGAGCAACAGCAGGAAGACCTGGCCCGGAATCTCGGCAAGGGCAAGCGGGTTCGCAAGCAGGTCAACTACAACGACGCCGCTCAGGAGGACCAAG ACAACCAGTCCGAATACTCCGTGGGATcggaggaggaagatgaagacTTTGATGAGCGTCCAGAAG ggcgTCGACAGTCCAAGAGGCAGCTCCGGAACGAAAAGGACAAGCCGctgcctcccctgctggctcgAGTTGGGGGCAACATCGAG GTGCTGGGATTCAACACCCGGCAGCGGAAGGCCTTCCTCAACGCCGTGATGCGCTGGGGGATGCCACCACAGGACGCCTTCACCACGCAGTGGCTGGTGCGGGACCTCAGGGGCAAGACGGAGAAGGAGTTCAA GGCCTATGTGTCTCTGTTCATGCGCCATCTGTGTGAGCCCGGGGCAGACGGTTCTGAAACCTTTGCTGACGGGGTCCCCCGGGAGGGCCTGAGTCGCCAGCAAGTGTTGACCCGAATTGGAGTCATGTCTCTCGTCAAGAAGAAG GTGCAGGAGTTTGAGCACATCAATGGGCGCTGGTCGATGCCCGAGCTGATGCCCGACCCCAGTGCCGACTCTAAGCGCTCCTCCAGGGCCTCCTCTCCTACCAAAACGTCTCCCACCACCCCGGAGGCTTCTGCCACAAACAGCCCTTGCACTTCTAAACCTG ctACTCCGGCTCCAAGTGAGAAGGGAGATGGCGTCAGGACACCTCTTGAAAAGGATGAAGCGGAAAACCAGGAGGAGAAACCGGAGAGGAAGATCGAGAAGATGGAAACAGAG GCCGATGCCCCTAGCCCAGCCCCGTCGCTTGGGGAGCGGCTGGAGCCAAGGAAGATTCCTCTAGAGGAAGAGGTGTCTGGAATAGCAGGAGAAATGGAGCCTGAACCTGGGTAccggggggacagagagaagtcaG ccACAGAGTCAACGccaggagagaggggggaggagaagccATTGGATGGACAGGAACACAGGGAGAGGCCGGAGGGGGAGACAGGGGATTTGGGCAAGAGAG CAGAGGATGTGAAAGGGGACCGGGAGCTTCGACCGGGGCCTCCTCGGGACGAGCCACGGTCCAACGGGCGGCGCGAGGAGAAGGCGGAGAAGCCTCGGTTCATGTTCAACATCGCAGACGGCGGCTTCACAG AGCTTCACACGCTGTGGCAGAATGAGGAACGGGCAGCTATTTCCTCGGGGAGACTCAACGAGATCTGGCACCGAAGACACGACTACTGGCTTCTGGCTGGGATTGTCCT CCATGGCTACGCACGGTGGCAGGACATCCAGAATGATGCTCAGTTTGCCATTATCAACGAGCCGTTTAAAACCGAAGCCAATAAGGGGAACTTCCTGGAGATGAAAAATAAGTTCCTGGCCCGGAGGTTCAAG CTCCTGGAGCAGGCGCTGGTGATCGAGGAGCAGCTTCGGCGGGCGGCCTACCTGAACCTATCGCAGGAGCCGGCGCACCCCGCCATGGCCCTCCACGCCCGCTTCGCCGAGGCCGAGTGCCTGGCCGAGAGCCACCAGCACCTCTCCAAGGAGTCGCTGGCGGGGAACAAGCCGGCCAACGCCGTCCTGCACAAGGGTAAGGGCCGCGGCGGCCCCGCGCGGGGGAGGGCCCACAACGCTGC TTCTGAACCAGCTGGAGGAGTTGCTGAGCGACATGAAGGCGGACGTGACCCGCCTGCCCGCCACGCTGTCCCGAATACCCCCCATCGCAGCCCGCCTTCAGATGTCCGAGCGCAGCATCCTCAGCCGGCTGGCCAGCAAGGGCACGGAGCCTCACCCCACACCG GCCTTCCCCCCGGGTCCGTACGCTACACCTCCGGGGTACGGGGCGGCCTTCAGCGCCGCACCCGTAGGGGCCCTGGCCGCCGCAGGCGCCAATTACAGCCAGATGCCTGCAGGGTCCTTCATCACAG CCGCCACCAACGGCCCTCCGGTGCTggtgaagaaggagaaggaaatggtgGGGGCACTGGTGTCAGACGGGCTGGATCGGAAGGAGCCCCGAGCCGGGGAGGTGATCTGTATAGACGACTGACCGGACCCCAGGCCTGCCCATCACCCAGGCCTCGTGCCCGGGGCCGCCCCCCAGCTCAGGCTCTGGGACCTGCGGCCAATtctccaccttccccacccctggggccaccTCTGGGCtag